In Aricia agestis chromosome 16, ilAriAges1.1, whole genome shotgun sequence, one genomic interval encodes:
- the LOC121734667 gene encoding cuticle protein 63-like translates to MKTFIAILFVTASVLAEPSKVVQKRSGLVGHYGGLLSHGYGVGPAIGHAVGPAYGGLAYGGVSGVGVSGLALSSGTIIGADVHTTVTKHVGVPVPAPYPVAVDRPVAVPVRVAVPVPVDRPYAVPVPRPYPVAVEKHVAVPVDRPVPVPVPHAVPVPVVKQVGVPIPQPYPVPVAKPVAVPVPQPYAVPVVKSVIGPSIISGYHGGYGHGGYGHGGYGHGLGLHGLASKLGW, encoded by the exons ATGAAAACTTTT ATCGCAATATTGTTTGTGACTGCGTCGGTTCTGGCTGAACCGTCCAAGGTCGTGCAGAAGCGAAGCGGTCTCGTCGGCCATTATGGCGGACTTCTCTCCCACGGCTACGGCGTCGGGCCCGCCATAGGCCATGCCGTAGGACCCGCGTACGGCGGCCTGGCATACGGCGGAGTGAGTGGAGTCGGGGTCAGTGGCCTGGCACTGTCGTCTGGCACGATCATTGGCGCGGACGTCCACACGACGGTCACGAAGCACGTCGGTGTGCCAGTACCAGCTCCGTACCCCGTGGCGGTGGATAGACCAGTGGCTGTGCCAGTTAGG GTAGCAGTGCCAGTGCCAGTAGACCGTCCCTACGCAGTGCCAGTGCCAAGACCGTACCCCGTCGCTGTAGAGAAGCACGTAGCGGTGCCAGTCGACAGGCCCGTGCCAGTGCCAGTACCGCATGCAGTGCCTGTGCCCGTTGTTAAACAG GTCGGAGTACCAATTCCCCAGCCCTACCCGGTGCCAGTGGCGAAGCCAGTGGCTGTGCCAGTGCCCCAACCCTACGCCGTGCCAGTGGTCAAGTCGGTGATCGGACCCAGCATCATCTCCGGCTACCACGGCGGCTATGGCCACGGCGGCTACGGCCACGGCGGCTACGGCCACGGCTTAGGACTCCACGGCTTAGCGTCGAAACTCGGatggtaa